The Nitrospirales bacterium genome includes a window with the following:
- a CDS encoding DUF433 domain-containing protein — MSNVADRITVNPKQCGGRPCIRGMRIRVTDVLDLLANGLTTEEVLHELPDLEQKDIHACLRFASGRLDYPMVVA, encoded by the coding sequence ATGTCCAACGTAGCAGACAGAATAACTGTGAACCCCAAACAATGTGGTGGACGTCCTTGTATTCGAGGGATGCGAATCCGAGTCACCGATGTCCTTGATCTACTTGCAAATGGCCTTACGACTGAAGAGGTTCTGCATGAGCTTCCGGACCTTGAACAAAAAGATATCCACGCCTGTTTAAGATTTGCCAGTGGTCGGCTCGATTACCCGAT